In one Halorubrum sp. CBA1229 genomic region, the following are encoded:
- a CDS encoding transcription initiation factor IIB family protein, which yields MSRARSTRVRSHRTETTDRVEEATADGASTAESEATATAAGEETTTDTGETTAVDECPECGGRTRVDAAERVCADCGLVVEADRIDHGPEWRSFDDDDANPKRTGAPLTRSRHDRGLSTEIGRSTRVKGRKRRRLARMRTQHNRAQISTKRDRNKVYAYTEIRRLTGVLELPDSVRDTACALFDSAQDESLLRGRSLEGFAAACVYVACRTADVARTVGEVCGEAKATEDEHRAAFDAMNRELGLPIGPTGPAEYLPRFASDLGCAADVERRAGELAERAVSEGIANGRNPVGVAAACLYTAARELGADCTQQEAADVAGVTPVTVRRTYVDLTEE from the coding sequence ATGAGCCGAGCACGCTCTACCCGTGTCCGTTCGCACCGCACCGAGACGACCGACCGCGTCGAGGAGGCGACCGCCGACGGAGCGTCGACCGCCGAGAGCGAGGCGACCGCGACTGCAGCGGGAGAGGAGACGACGACGGACACGGGCGAGACGACCGCCGTCGACGAGTGTCCCGAGTGCGGCGGTCGGACCCGCGTCGACGCCGCCGAGCGCGTCTGCGCCGACTGTGGGCTCGTCGTCGAGGCCGACCGGATCGACCACGGCCCGGAGTGGCGGTCGTTCGACGACGACGACGCGAACCCGAAGCGCACCGGCGCGCCGCTGACGCGCTCCCGGCACGACAGGGGCCTCTCGACGGAGATCGGCCGGTCGACCCGCGTGAAGGGGCGCAAGCGCCGGCGGCTCGCGCGGATGCGGACCCAGCACAACCGCGCGCAGATCTCGACGAAGCGCGACCGCAACAAGGTGTACGCCTACACCGAGATCCGGCGGCTGACCGGCGTGTTGGAGCTCCCCGACAGCGTCCGTGACACGGCCTGCGCGCTGTTCGACTCCGCGCAGGACGAGAGCCTGCTGCGCGGTCGGTCGCTGGAGGGGTTCGCTGCCGCCTGCGTCTACGTCGCCTGCCGCACCGCCGACGTCGCCCGGACCGTCGGGGAGGTCTGCGGCGAGGCGAAGGCGACGGAGGACGAGCACCGGGCCGCCTTCGACGCGATGAACCGCGAGCTCGGGCTTCCGATCGGCCCGACCGGTCCGGCGGAGTACCTCCCGCGGTTCGCGAGCGACCTCGGCTGTGCGGCCGACGTGGAGCGCCGGGCGGGCGAACTCGCGGAGCGCGCCGTGAGCGAGGGGATCGCGAACGGCCGCAACCCGGTCGGCGTCGCCGCCGCCTGCCTGTACACCGCGGCCCGCGAGCTGGGCGCCGACTGCACGCAGCAGGAAGCCGCCGACGTCGCCGGCGTGACGCCCGTAACTGTTCGGCGGACGTACGTGGACCTGACCGAGGAGTGA
- the rnz gene encoding ribonuclease Z has translation MSLRVTFLGTGGAVPTTERAPSALFVNREGDRLLFDCGEGTQRGMMRHGTGFGVDHVFVSHLHGDHVLGIPGLVQTLGFNDRSAPLTVHCPPGTEEDLRDLVHAVGHDPAFPVRIEAVAPDEVALDADGYEVRAFETEHRTVSQGYVLDEDDRPGRFDRPKAEELGVPVGPKFGRLHDGEPVEAEDGTIVEPDQVVGPPRPGRTLVYTADTRPRERTVEVAEGADLLVHDATFADDMADRARDTAHSTGREAGGIAARADAKRLALVHISSRYAADASPIRREARAAFDGGVILPDDGDLIEVPFPDANE, from the coding sequence ATGTCCCTTCGCGTCACGTTCCTCGGAACGGGCGGCGCCGTCCCGACCACCGAGCGCGCGCCGAGCGCACTGTTCGTCAACCGCGAGGGCGACCGCCTCCTCTTCGACTGCGGCGAGGGGACCCAGCGCGGCATGATGCGGCACGGCACCGGGTTCGGGGTCGACCACGTGTTCGTCTCGCACCTCCACGGCGACCACGTCCTCGGGATCCCGGGACTGGTCCAGACGCTCGGATTCAACGACCGGTCGGCGCCGCTGACGGTCCACTGCCCGCCCGGAACCGAGGAGGACCTCCGAGACCTGGTCCACGCAGTCGGTCACGACCCCGCGTTCCCGGTCCGGATCGAGGCGGTCGCGCCCGACGAGGTCGCGCTCGACGCCGACGGCTACGAGGTCCGTGCGTTCGAGACGGAACACCGGACCGTCTCGCAGGGGTACGTCCTCGACGAGGACGACCGCCCCGGTCGGTTCGACCGCCCGAAGGCGGAGGAGCTGGGCGTCCCCGTCGGCCCGAAGTTCGGCCGGCTCCACGACGGCGAGCCGGTCGAGGCCGAGGACGGGACGATCGTCGAGCCGGACCAGGTCGTCGGGCCGCCGCGGCCCGGCCGGACCCTCGTGTACACCGCCGACACGCGCCCGCGAGAGCGAACGGTCGAGGTCGCCGAGGGCGCCGACCTGCTCGTCCACGACGCGACCTTCGCCGACGACATGGCCGACCGCGCCCGCGACACGGCCCACTCGACCGGCCGCGAGGCCGGGGGGATCGCCGCCCGCGCGGACGCGAAGCGGCTGGCGCTGGTCCACATCTCCTCGCGGTACGCCGCCGACGCCTCGCCGATCCGCCGGGAGGCGCGGGCGGCGTTCGACGGCGGCGTCATCCTCCCGGACGACGGCGACCTGATCGAGGTACCGTTCCCCGACGCGAACGAGTAG
- a CDS encoding ABC transporter ATP-binding protein yields the protein MSSVEWEEDDPFEEQREKIENPMKRLFLAYGRDYLPQVSVGILASVFARLLDLLPPLMLGIALDAIFRGEAPFDEQIPLVLLPDAWLPTAQTEQFWFTIAVLVGAFAFGAAFHWVRNWGFNAFAQNIQHDVRTDTYDKMQRLNMEFFSDKQTGEMMSILSNDVNRLERFLNDGMNSVFRLAVMVLGISVLLFWINWQLALVALLPVPVIAGFTYLFIRTIQPKYAEVRSTVGKMNSRLENNLGGIQVIKSSNTEPYESDRVDDVSMDYFDANWDAIRTRIKFFPALRVLAGIGFVLTFVVGGLWVFQGPPGPFTGELSEGMFVVFILYTQRFIWPMAQFGQIINMYQRARASSARIFGLMDEPSRLAEDPNAEELVVDDGDVVYDGVSFGYDEETIVSDIDFEVEGGETLALVGPTGAGKSTVLKLLLRMYDVDDGSIRIDGQNVRDVTLKSLRRSIGYVGQSSYLFYGTVRENITYGTFEATDEEVREAARAAEAHEFIQNLPDGYDTMVGERGVKLSGGQRQRVTIARAVLKDPDILVLDEATSDVDTETEMLIQRSLDRLTAERTTFAIAHRLSTIKDADTILVLEGGEIVERGTHAELLDNGGLYAHLWGVQAGEIDELPQEFIDRAQERTARLIEDAETDDD from the coding sequence ATGAGTAGCGTCGAGTGGGAGGAAGACGACCCCTTCGAGGAACAGCGGGAGAAGATCGAGAACCCGATGAAACGGCTGTTCCTCGCGTACGGTCGCGACTACCTCCCGCAGGTCTCCGTCGGTATCCTCGCCAGCGTCTTCGCGCGACTCCTCGATCTGCTCCCTCCCCTGATGCTCGGTATCGCTCTCGACGCGATCTTCCGCGGCGAGGCCCCGTTCGACGAGCAGATCCCGCTCGTGTTGCTGCCGGACGCGTGGCTCCCGACCGCGCAGACCGAGCAGTTCTGGTTCACGATCGCCGTCCTCGTCGGCGCGTTCGCCTTCGGCGCGGCGTTCCACTGGGTCCGCAACTGGGGGTTCAATGCGTTCGCCCAGAACATCCAACACGACGTCCGGACGGACACCTACGACAAGATGCAGCGGCTCAACATGGAGTTCTTCTCGGACAAGCAGACCGGGGAGATGATGTCCATCCTCTCGAACGACGTGAACCGGCTGGAGCGGTTCCTCAACGACGGGATGAACTCCGTGTTCCGCCTGGCCGTGATGGTGCTCGGGATCAGTGTCCTGCTGTTCTGGATCAACTGGCAGCTCGCCCTGGTCGCGCTGTTGCCCGTGCCGGTCATCGCCGGATTCACTTACCTGTTCATCAGGACCATCCAGCCGAAGTACGCCGAGGTGCGGTCGACGGTCGGCAAGATGAACTCCCGGCTGGAGAACAACCTCGGCGGGATCCAGGTGATCAAGTCGTCGAACACGGAGCCGTACGAGTCTGACCGCGTCGACGACGTGTCGATGGACTACTTCGACGCCAACTGGGACGCGATCCGGACCCGGATCAAGTTCTTCCCGGCGCTCCGCGTGCTCGCGGGCATCGGCTTCGTCCTCACGTTCGTCGTCGGCGGGCTCTGGGTGTTCCAGGGACCGCCCGGCCCGTTCACCGGCGAGCTCTCGGAGGGGATGTTCGTCGTGTTCATCCTCTACACCCAGCGGTTCATCTGGCCGATGGCGCAGTTCGGGCAGATCATCAACATGTACCAGCGCGCCCGTGCCTCCTCCGCGCGGATCTTCGGGCTGATGGACGAGCCCTCGCGGCTCGCCGAGGACCCGAACGCCGAGGAGCTGGTCGTCGACGACGGCGACGTCGTCTACGACGGCGTGAGCTTCGGGTACGACGAGGAGACTATCGTCTCCGACATCGACTTCGAGGTTGAGGGCGGGGAGACGCTCGCGCTGGTCGGTCCCACCGGCGCCGGCAAGTCCACGGTGCTCAAGCTCCTGCTCCGGATGTACGACGTCGACGACGGGTCGATCCGGATCGACGGGCAGAACGTGCGCGACGTGACGCTCAAGTCGCTCCGACGGTCGATTGGCTACGTCGGGCAGTCGTCGTACCTGTTCTACGGCACCGTCCGTGAGAACATCACGTACGGCACCTTCGAGGCGACCGACGAGGAGGTCCGCGAGGCCGCGCGGGCCGCGGAGGCGCACGAGTTCATCCAGAACCTCCCGGACGGCTACGACACGATGGTCGGCGAGCGCGGCGTGAAGCTCTCGGGCGGCCAGCGCCAGCGCGTCACGATCGCGCGGGCGGTGCTCAAAGACCCCGACATCCTCGTCTTAGACGAGGCGACCTCCGACGTCGACACCGAGACGGAGATGCTGATCCAGCGCTCGCTCGACCGGCTCACGGCCGAGCGGACGACGTTCGCGATCGCCCACCGTCTCTCCACGATCAAGGACGCCGACACCATCCTCGTGTTGGAGGGCGGGGAGATCGTCGAGCGCGGGACGCACGCGGAGCTGCTCGACAACGGGGGGCTGTACGCCCACCTCTGGGGCGTGCAGGCCGGCGAGATCGACGAGCTGCCCCAGGAGTTCATCGACCGCGCGCAGGAGCGCACCGCGCGCCTGATCGAGGACGCGGAGACCGACGACGACTGA
- a CDS encoding MFS transporter, whose product MAAIADGKWRALVLVGVAELFAMTLWFSGTAVGPELAAAWELSAAETAWLTNAVQLGFVVGALASASLTIADVVPPRYLFAGSALLGAAGTAAIAAVVASGPPAIALRFLTGVALAGVYPTGMKMMASWFDAGRGLAIGVLVGALTVGSASPHLLRAVGGIGRPDAVLYGTAALATLGGALVLAYEDGPHQPETAPFDPGAIRRIVTDRGVVLANAGYFGHMWELYAVWTWVPVYIAASFEAGGVVDADSRAALLAFATIAVGGVGAWLAGSAADRWGRSAVTSLSMAVSGSACLLAGVVFGSSPLVVVPFVLVWGFFIVADSAQFSAAVSELADESYVGSALTLQTAVGFLITIASIQLVPLVRDAAGWQWAFAPLVVGPLVGTGAMLWLRTLPEADRLAGGRG is encoded by the coding sequence ATGGCCGCTATCGCAGACGGGAAGTGGCGCGCGCTCGTGCTCGTCGGCGTCGCGGAGCTGTTCGCGATGACGCTCTGGTTCAGCGGGACGGCCGTCGGACCGGAACTGGCCGCGGCGTGGGAGCTCTCCGCCGCCGAGACGGCTTGGCTGACCAACGCGGTCCAGCTCGGTTTCGTGGTCGGGGCCCTCGCGTCGGCGTCGCTGACGATCGCCGACGTCGTCCCGCCGCGGTACCTGTTCGCCGGCTCCGCCCTGCTCGGCGCGGCGGGGACGGCGGCCATCGCGGCGGTCGTCGCCAGCGGCCCGCCCGCGATCGCCCTGCGATTCCTGACCGGCGTCGCGCTCGCGGGGGTGTACCCCACCGGGATGAAGATGATGGCGTCGTGGTTCGACGCGGGGCGAGGGCTCGCCATCGGCGTTCTGGTCGGCGCGCTGACGGTCGGGTCGGCCTCGCCGCATCTCCTTCGTGCGGTCGGCGGGATCGGTCGCCCCGACGCGGTCCTCTACGGTACGGCCGCGCTGGCGACGCTCGGTGGAGCGCTCGTCCTCGCGTACGAGGACGGCCCGCACCAGCCGGAGACGGCGCCGTTCGACCCCGGCGCGATCCGGCGGATCGTCACCGACCGCGGCGTCGTCCTCGCGAACGCCGGCTACTTCGGTCACATGTGGGAGCTGTACGCGGTCTGGACGTGGGTCCCCGTCTACATCGCCGCGAGCTTCGAGGCCGGCGGGGTGGTCGACGCCGACAGCCGCGCCGCGCTGCTGGCGTTCGCGACCATCGCCGTCGGCGGCGTCGGCGCGTGGCTGGCCGGATCCGCGGCCGACCGGTGGGGCCGGTCCGCCGTCACCAGCCTGTCCATGGCCGTCTCGGGGAGCGCCTGTCTGCTCGCGGGCGTCGTCTTCGGCTCGTCGCCGCTCGTGGTCGTTCCCTTCGTCCTCGTCTGGGGATTCTTCATCGTGGCCGACTCGGCGCAGTTCTCCGCCGCCGTCTCCGAGCTCGCCGACGAGAGCTACGTCGGCTCCGCGCTGACCCTACAGACCGCCGTCGGCTTCCTCATCACCATCGCCTCGATCCAGCTGGTCCCCCTCGTGCGGGACGCCGCCGGTTGGCAGTGGGCCTTCGCCCCGCTCGTCGTCGGTCCGCTCGTGGGCACCGGCGCGATGCTGTGGCTCCGCACCCTCCCGGAGGCCGACCGGCTCGCCGGGGGACGGGGGTGA
- a CDS encoding DUF6293 family protein, whose protein sequence is MDTTVPRVSERRVHVAPLGHERDRIVEPLRRYGADVVYLLADAPARDAARGTVDFEAAAAGPDGSRVEVDGLTDYQRDAWAAAAEFASVRALPVELADVYDVLGVTTTIAAKHGAGEPAGDRLFANVSTGPRIAAVGVAIACMIVGARPYSVEPETHRHDVREEPLTAGVAETVDLPIYPMDAPTTDQVAVLGRLHERDDDHLTTDKWNLIEWARERDLSFLRKAGESRTAKYRALETHVLDPLLDRGYVELEDVGRSDTVRLTETGRRVFFAFQHKLGGE, encoded by the coding sequence ATGGACACGACGGTTCCCCGCGTTTCCGAACGGCGCGTCCACGTCGCGCCGCTCGGCCACGAGCGCGACCGCATCGTCGAGCCCCTCCGCAGATACGGCGCCGACGTGGTCTACCTGCTGGCCGACGCGCCCGCCCGCGACGCCGCTCGAGGCACCGTCGACTTCGAGGCGGCCGCCGCGGGCCCGGACGGCAGCCGGGTCGAGGTCGACGGGCTCACCGACTACCAGCGCGACGCGTGGGCGGCGGCCGCCGAGTTCGCCTCGGTGCGAGCGCTTCCGGTCGAGCTCGCCGACGTGTACGACGTGCTCGGCGTCACGACGACGATCGCCGCGAAACACGGCGCCGGCGAGCCCGCCGGCGACAGGCTGTTCGCCAACGTCTCGACCGGACCGCGGATCGCCGCGGTCGGCGTCGCCATCGCGTGCATGATCGTCGGCGCGCGCCCGTACAGCGTCGAGCCGGAGACGCACCGCCACGACGTGCGCGAGGAGCCGCTCACGGCGGGCGTCGCGGAGACGGTCGACCTCCCGATCTATCCCATGGACGCGCCGACGACCGATCAGGTCGCGGTCCTCGGCAGGCTCCACGAACGCGACGACGACCACCTGACGACGGACAAGTGGAACCTGATCGAATGGGCACGCGAGCGCGACCTGTCGTTCCTCCGGAAGGCCGGCGAGAGCCGGACCGCGAAGTACCGCGCGCTGGAGACGCACGTCCTCGATCCGCTCTTGGACCGTGGCTACGTCGAACTGGAGGACGTCGGGCGCTCGGACACTGTCAGGCTCACCGAGACCGGTCGCCGCGTCTTCTTCGCATTCCAGCACAAGCTCGGCGGGGAGTGA
- a CDS encoding GTP-binding protein — protein MSADRSALRRAIERGERDGGAIEFKERLTREVHLAEGRMESLVAQLRHRVLSGDGEATYVIGVTDDGGLAGIAPEAFSETMDVLSLLADEADAHIADVETWSAGADGNGTDAGLVGLATLRDGGMFETDDDHLVIGTAGHVDHGKSTLVGTLVTGRADDGQGGTRGFLDVQPHEVERGLSADLSYAVYGFEDGGEEPVRMDNPHRKSDRARIVEEADRLVSFVDTVGHEPWLRTTIRGLVGQKLDYGLLVVAADDGPTKTTREHLGILLATELPTIVAITKADAVSDERLADVEREVESMLRDVGETPLLVDRHGIDAAVAEVGDGVVPLLRTSAVTKEGLGTLDRLFETLPKRATPERAEFRMYVDRSYKVTGVGAVASGTVNSGTVEAGDELLLGPMADGSFREVEVRSIEMHYHRVDKATAGRIVGIALKGVDEAEIERGMALVPRESDPDPVREFEAEVMVLNHPTRIREGYEPVVHVETVSEAAVFAPEGGRLLPGDTGRTRVRFKFRPYLVEAGQRFVFREGSSKGVGTIRDVDSAE, from the coding sequence ATGAGCGCTGACCGGTCCGCGTTGCGGCGGGCCATCGAGCGCGGCGAGCGCGACGGCGGCGCGATCGAGTTCAAGGAGCGACTGACGCGCGAGGTTCACTTGGCGGAGGGCCGGATGGAGTCGCTCGTGGCGCAGCTCCGCCACCGGGTGCTCTCCGGCGACGGCGAAGCGACCTACGTCATCGGCGTCACCGACGACGGCGGGCTGGCCGGGATCGCGCCCGAGGCCTTCTCCGAGACGATGGACGTGCTCTCGCTTCTCGCCGACGAGGCGGACGCCCACATCGCCGACGTGGAGACGTGGAGCGCCGGCGCGGACGGGAACGGAACGGACGCCGGGCTCGTCGGCCTCGCCACCCTCCGCGACGGCGGGATGTTCGAGACGGACGACGACCACCTCGTGATCGGGACGGCCGGCCACGTCGACCACGGGAAGTCGACGCTCGTCGGCACCCTCGTCACCGGCCGGGCCGACGACGGGCAGGGGGGCACCCGCGGCTTCCTCGACGTCCAGCCCCACGAGGTCGAGCGGGGGCTCTCCGCCGACCTGTCGTACGCCGTCTACGGGTTCGAGGACGGCGGCGAGGAGCCGGTCCGGATGGACAACCCGCACCGCAAGTCCGACCGTGCGCGGATCGTCGAGGAGGCCGACCGGCTGGTCTCGTTCGTCGACACGGTCGGCCACGAGCCGTGGCTCCGGACGACGATCCGCGGGCTGGTCGGCCAGAAGCTCGACTACGGGCTCTTAGTCGTCGCCGCCGACGACGGCCCGACGAAGACGACCCGAGAACACCTCGGCATCCTGCTGGCGACCGAGCTCCCGACCATCGTCGCGATCACGAAGGCCGACGCCGTGAGCGACGAGCGGCTCGCCGACGTGGAGCGCGAGGTCGAGTCGATGCTCCGGGACGTCGGCGAGACGCCCCTCCTCGTCGACCGCCACGGGATCGACGCGGCGGTCGCGGAGGTCGGCGACGGCGTCGTCCCGCTGCTCCGCACCAGCGCGGTGACGAAGGAGGGGCTCGGGACCCTCGACCGGCTGTTCGAGACGCTCCCGAAGCGGGCGACCCCGGAGCGCGCGGAGTTCCGGATGTACGTCGACCGGAGCTACAAGGTGACCGGCGTCGGTGCGGTCGCCTCCGGCACCGTCAACTCCGGCACCGTCGAGGCCGGCGACGAGCTCCTCCTCGGCCCGATGGCCGACGGCTCCTTCCGCGAGGTGGAGGTCAGGTCGATCGAGATGCACTACCACCGGGTCGACAAGGCGACTGCCGGCCGGATCGTCGGCATCGCGCTGAAGGGCGTCGACGAGGCGGAGATCGAGCGGGGGATGGCCCTGGTGCCCCGCGAGAGCGACCCCGATCCGGTCCGCGAGTTCGAGGCCGAGGTGATGGTGCTGAACCACCCGACGCGGATCCGAGAGGGGTACGAGCCGGTCGTCCACGTGGAGACCGTCTCCGAGGCGGCCGTCTTCGCGCCCGAGGGCGGGCGGCTCCTCCCCGGCGACACCGGCCGGACGCGGGTCCGGTTCAAGTTCCGCCCGTATCTCGTCGAGGCGGGCCAACGGTTCGTCTTCCGGGAGGGGTCGAGCAAGGGCGTGGGGACGATCCGCGACGTGGACTCGGCGGAGTGA
- a CDS encoding creatininase family protein, whose product MRLADATWTDVRDADVDVAFVPVGSTEQHGPHAPLGTDTLDAVAVAEAGAAAYEDEAADRDASEGRTGEVAVAPPIPVGVAEEHRAFDGTMWVSPDAFRAYVREAAESLPHHGIDRVVFVNGHGGNVGALAEVARRFSRDSAHDGYAVAFTWFEAVGEHAGDMGHAGPLETALLRATNPDLVREDRTEEAREGAADRWGEWVSGVNLAHDSDEFTGNGVVGDPSAGDAARGEELLDLASDALAELAAAVVERESA is encoded by the coding sequence ATGCGACTCGCGGACGCCACCTGGACCGACGTGCGCGACGCCGACGTCGACGTCGCGTTCGTCCCCGTCGGCAGCACCGAACAGCACGGTCCCCACGCCCCGCTCGGGACCGACACGCTCGACGCCGTCGCCGTCGCGGAGGCGGGCGCGGCGGCGTACGAGGACGAGGCCGCCGACCGCGACGCGTCCGAGGGACGCACGGGCGAGGTCGCGGTCGCCCCGCCGATCCCCGTCGGCGTCGCCGAGGAGCACCGCGCCTTCGACGGGACGATGTGGGTCTCGCCCGACGCGTTCCGGGCCTACGTCCGCGAGGCGGCGGAATCGCTGCCGCACCACGGGATCGACCGAGTCGTGTTCGTCAACGGGCACGGCGGCAACGTGGGGGCGCTCGCGGAGGTCGCCCGTCGGTTCTCGCGCGACTCCGCCCACGACGGGTACGCCGTCGCGTTCACCTGGTTCGAGGCGGTCGGCGAGCACGCGGGCGACATGGGCCACGCCGGTCCGCTGGAGACGGCGCTGCTGCGCGCGACGAACCCCGACCTCGTCCGCGAGGACCGGACCGAGGAGGCCCGCGAGGGCGCCGCAGACCGGTGGGGCGAGTGGGTATCGGGGGTGAACCTCGCGCACGACTCGGACGAGTTCACGGGGAACGGGGTCGTCGGCGATCCGAGCGCCGGCGACGCGGCGCGCGGCGAGGAGCTCCTCGACCTCGCGAGCGACGCACTGGCGGAGCTCGCGGCGGCGGTCGTCGAGCGGGAGTCCGCTTAA
- a CDS encoding DUF5790 family protein, which yields MSQSTFDDDDLFGEAAEETRAEVEEHLAAARGELPDPDAVWETDADNVLGALNGLKSALDVGDAIDSVRSAKKAYVLGERADAFEDADDLKAEIEELESLVGDIESAAEEVSSLTGTVPAIRGALQDAAEAAEDE from the coding sequence ATGAGCCAGTCCACGTTCGACGACGACGACCTGTTCGGCGAGGCGGCCGAAGAGACCCGCGCCGAGGTCGAAGAGCACCTCGCGGCCGCCCGGGGGGAGCTCCCCGACCCGGACGCGGTGTGGGAGACGGACGCGGACAACGTGCTCGGCGCGCTCAACGGGCTCAAGTCCGCCCTCGACGTCGGCGACGCGATCGACTCCGTCCGGTCGGCGAAGAAGGCGTACGTGCTCGGCGAGCGCGCCGACGCCTTCGAGGACGCCGACGATTTAAAAGCGGAGATCGAGGAGCTGGAGTCGCTCGTCGGCGACATCGAGAGCGCCGCCGAGGAGGTCAGCTCGCTCACCGGCACCGTCCCGGCGATCCGCGGGGCGTTGCAGGACGCGGCGGAGGCGGCCGAGGACGAGTAG
- a CDS encoding HIT family protein codes for MSDDCIFCSIVAGDIPARTVHETDDVLAFLDANPLARGHTLVIPKSHARHVGDLDDDLASELFATVTELTPRVQAAVDADGANVGINDGEAAGQEVPHVHVHIIPRFEGDGGAPLHAVGGERPGLSDDELDAVAEDVTAAIDG; via the coding sequence ATGTCCGACGACTGCATCTTCTGTTCGATCGTCGCCGGCGACATCCCGGCGCGGACCGTCCACGAGACCGACGACGTGCTGGCGTTCCTCGACGCCAACCCGCTCGCGCGCGGCCACACGCTCGTGATCCCGAAATCGCACGCGCGGCACGTCGGCGACCTCGACGACGACCTCGCGAGCGAGCTGTTCGCGACGGTGACCGAGCTCACCCCGCGGGTGCAGGCCGCGGTCGACGCCGACGGCGCCAACGTCGGGATCAACGACGGCGAGGCGGCCGGCCAGGAAGTCCCTCACGTTCACGTCCACATCATCCCGCGGTTCGAGGGCGACGGCGGCGCGCCCCTCCACGCGGTCGGCGGCGAGCGACCCGGCCTCTCCGACGACGAGCTGGACGCCGTCGCCGAGGACGTGACCGCCGCGATCGACGGCTGA
- a CDS encoding AAA family ATPase, with the protein MHTRTLALVGATGGAGTTRTAVELAALGARDGRDAAVVDAAFTTQGLSEYVSGRIDADITALVTDETGASLSAAAYPIDAESSDGDPDLPGRVDLLPARAPFERAARAKTAEAARKLERRIDEAATAYDAVVVDAAPVGSNEAVAAVTAADRVEAVTPATAHGRDALQRLRGRVADVGGSVDGTIAVARAGGSDAESDIGENADTRLPPVDPAVESAPEAATGTGEYVAALAETYERAFDAALGIEFEEPGLVERIRS; encoded by the coding sequence ATGCACACTCGAACGCTCGCGCTCGTCGGAGCGACCGGTGGCGCGGGGACGACGCGGACCGCCGTCGAACTGGCCGCGCTGGGGGCGCGCGACGGCCGCGACGCCGCCGTGGTCGACGCCGCGTTCACGACGCAAGGGCTCTCCGAGTACGTCTCGGGGCGGATAGACGCCGACATCACGGCGCTCGTCACCGACGAGACCGGCGCGTCGCTGTCGGCGGCGGCGTACCCGATCGACGCCGAGTCGAGCGACGGCGACCCGGACCTCCCGGGGCGCGTCGACCTGCTCCCGGCCCGCGCGCCGTTCGAGCGCGCGGCCCGCGCGAAGACGGCAGAGGCCGCGCGGAAACTGGAGCGACGGATCGACGAGGCGGCGACCGCCTACGACGCCGTGGTCGTCGACGCCGCCCCCGTCGGATCGAACGAGGCGGTCGCCGCGGTCACGGCCGCCGATCGCGTCGAAGCGGTGACTCCTGCGACGGCGCACGGCCGCGACGCGCTCCAGCGGCTCCGCGGCCGAGTGGCCGACGTCGGCGGGAGCGTCGACGGGACGATCGCGGTGGCTCGCGCGGGAGGGTCAGACGCCGAGAGCGATATCGGGGAGAACGCCGACACTCGGCTTCCGCCCGTCGACCCCGCGGTCGAGAGCGCTCCCGAGGCGGCGACGGGGACCGGCGAATACGTCGCGGCGCTGGCGGAGACGTACGAGCGCGCGTTCGACGCGGCGCTCGGGATCGAGTTCGAGGAGCCGGGGCTGGTCGAGCGGATCCGGTCCTGA